The Moorena producens PAL-8-15-08-1 genomic interval AAATGCAATCTGGGGTTGGTATTCATCCTTACTACCTCGCAACAGGTGATGATGTTCGACCCCCACTTGATACCCTAACAACTGTTCCCGTAACTGTGCCACTGAGTCAGCTACCACTGCCAAACGTTCGGGGAAATGGGTACGACGGGTATTCGTGGTAAAACAAATATCAGCTAAGTCTAGGCTAGGATGAGTAGCTAAATGCTCTGTATAGTTGTGAAGCATTTCCTCAAGAGCAGGTTTAGTTTTGGCGCTGAGGGTGAGCAGATGGAGGGGTAGTTGGGCAGTTTGCTCTTTGCTTTTTAGTTCAACTGCTGGTGCTTCGGCAAGAATGACATGGGCATTAGTGCCACTAAAACCAAAGGAACTAACTCCAGCAAACCTTTGTTGATTGACTCTTGACCACTGCCTTAATTCCCTAGGCACTTGGAGCGGTAGTTGCTCCCAATCAATGTAAGGGTTAGGTTGCTGAAAGTGCAGGTGAGGGGGTATCTGTTTATGTTGCAGTGAGAGAACAACTTTGATTAAACTGGCTATACCTGCTGCTGCTTCTGGGTGTCCGATATTGGTTTTAACGGAGCCTATAATCAAGGGTTCTTCCCTCTTACCAAAAACGCTACCCAAAGCATTAGCTTCAATGGGGTCTCCTAAAGAAGTGCCTGTACCATGGGCTTCGATATAGCTAACTTCCTTCGGCTTGACCCCTGCATTTTTCAGTGCTTGACGAATTACTGCTTCCTGGGAAGGTCCACTGGGTACTGTTAAACCACCACTCGCCCCATCCTGATTGATGGCAGAACCTCGAATTAAGGCTAAAATGTTGTCCCCATCCTCTATAGCTTGACTGAGGCGCTTCAAAACCACAACGCCACAACCTTCACTACGTACATACCCGTTGGCATTAGCATCAAAGGTTTTACAACGACCGTCTGGGGCAAGCATCCGCGCTTTTGAGAAGTTGATGCTTAGGGTTGGTGCCAGCAGTAAGTTCACACCGCCCACTAAAGCTAGGTCAGATTCCCTGTTACGCAAGCTATGGATAGCCAGATGGGTGGCGACGAGGGAAGAAGAACAGGCTGTATCCACTACCATGCTTGCACCTTTCAATCCCAGACTATAGGACAAGCGTCCTGCTGCTGGACTTAAAAGGGTACCTGTACCCAGGTTAGCATCAATTTGCGATCGCGCTTGTGACAAACGCATCCCATAATCAAAAGTACTAATTGCCACAAACACACCCGTTGCTGTGCCAAATAGCTTTTCTGATGACTGACCACCATTTTCTAAAGCTTCAAAACTTGTTTCTAGTAGTAGCCGTTGCTGTGGGTCAAGGGACATGGCTTCCCTAGGTGAGATGCCAAAGAAGTGAGCGTCAAATTTATCAACTTCCGACAAAAAGCCACCATAACGACTATACATCTTTCCCGGAGCGTCGGGATCGGGATCGTAACACTCATCAATCTGCCAACGGTTAGCAGGGACTTCCTGAATTGCATCCACCCCATTGGAGAGTAAATGCCAAAAAGACTCTGGGTCTTTTGCACCGGGAAAACGACAACTCATGCCAATAATGGCAATCGGTTCTGTTTTTGCTTGTTGAACAGCCTCTAGTTTGGAACTCGCTTCCTCTAGAGCTTGGAGCAACTGCAATGTGGTTGGTTTGGCGGGAGTTTGAACCATGTTAAATATTTCCTAATAATCTGTTTAATTTTTCGTACTTGCTGGCTAGTAAAATGTCCGCTTCCTCTTCCGAAAGTTCTTCAAATACTTGACTAGATGTTGTTGTTTCCTCATCGGCGGTCTGGGCACTTGTATCTTCTATAATGAGTACCTCTTGCAACAGGTAATTCACCAATGCCTCTAAAGTGGGATAGTCAAATAGCAGAGTTGAGCGCAAGGAATGTTCAGTACTTTTTTCCAGATTGTTTCTCAATTCCACCGCCATTAGGGAGTCAAGTCCTAAGTTAAACAAAGACTGACGCGGTTCAATCCTCGTGCTTGCATTCAAGCCAATTATTTTTCTGATGGCCGAACGAACATGCTCCATTAAGATGGTGCGTCGCTCATGAGCTAGAGTCGCTTTTAGTTGGTCAAGTAAGGCTGGTTGTTCTTGAGAAGATTTAACAATATTTGTCTGGAAATTCTCCCATAATGGCCAATTTTCTGGCATTCGTTCTAAGAATGTTGACCAGTTCATCGGCAGCACTCCTACTTGAGAGCTATCTCCGTGTTTTACTAAGTAGTCTAATGCTGGCAAACCTTGTTGAGGACTAATAATACCCCAACCTTGAGCTTTCAAGCGACTAGAAAGTTTTGCTGCCATTCCTACCTCGCCCCAAGGTCCCCAATTGATACTCAAACTAGGTAATCCTTGCGCTCTTCGATAATTAGCTAAGCCATCAAGGAAGGCATTAGCTGCTGCATAATTACTTTGACCTGCATTACCCAACAAAGAAGCAGCGGAGGAATAACAGACAAAAAAGTCCAAGGGTAAATCTTGAGTCAAAAGATGTAAATTCCAAGCTCCTTGCACTTTCGATGCCATAACGGTATGGAAGCGCGTCGGTGTTTGTTCCCTTAACAAACCATCAGCTAAAACACCTGCGGTATGGATGATACCAGCTAAATTAGGGCATTGAGTCAAGATTTTTTTCACATCTTCTTGATGAGAAATATCAGCTTGAACAACTGAGACTTTAGCTCCTGAGTGCTCTAGTTGTTTAATAGCCTCCTTTGCTGCTGGTTTGACACTGCTTCGCCCGGTGAGGACTATATGTTTAGCACCTTGTTCCACCAGCCACTGAGCCACCTGCAATCCTAATGCGCCCAATCCTCCTGCAATCAGATAACTGCTGTCTTGGCGGACTAAGCAATTTTCTGGATTTTGAAAACTTAACACTACCTTACCAATGTGCTTGGCTTGCTGCATATAGCGGAAAGCATTGACATATTCGGTGATGGGGAAAGCTTTAAGGGGTAAGGGCTTGAGTTTACCTTCTTTGAATAAGTTCATCAGTTCCAGCAACATGGCAGAAATTTTCGCCCCATCCATTTCCCCTAAATCAAAGGGGAAAAAAGCCGCATCAGGACGCAAAGCTTGCAATTTCTGCTCATCCCAAATGCCAAGTTTACCGATTTCTACAAAACGCCCTCCTTGGGCAAGCACATCAAAACTTTTATCAATAAACTGACCAGCTAGACTATTGAGGACAACATTCACACCTTTTCCATCGGTGTCAGCCATAATTTGCTCAGCAAACTCAAGGGTACGTGAGTTGTAGATATGCTTAATGCCCACCGACTTTAAGAAATCCCACTTGGGTGGGCTAGCTGTCGCAAATACCTCTGCTCCTTTCAGCTTTGCCAATTGAACTGCTGCTTGACCAACACCTCCCGCCGCATTGTGAATTAATATGCGGTCTGTGGAACCAATTTGGGCACACTTCAACAGACCGTAATAGGCGGTCAAAAAATTAACCGGAACTGTTGCTGCTTCTTCAAAACTGAGTTCTGGTGGTTTGGAAACTACTAATGTTGCTTTAGCCTTAACCAAACTTGCCAAACTACCTGATGCGTAGGCAATCACAGCATCACCCACTTGGAAATCAGAGACTTGTTTGCCCACACGCTCGATTGTGCCTGCACATTCAAAGCCGAACAATATATCCCTTGCTGAATTAGCAATCCCTAAAGATTCCTCGATGTCGCGCATCATGCCTAAGGCACGCAGCACATCTCTAAAATTAAGTCCACTCGCCCTAACTTTTATTTCTACTTCATCTGGTGCCAAGGAAGAGGAAGCCAAGGGAACTAATGCTAAATTGTCAAGGGTACCGTAACTGTTCAACTTCAACGTTACGGGAGTGTTAGCTAGTGTTTGTACAGGTTGGGAATAATCCAGCCTAGCCCCATAGCGAACCCCACGGCGATAAGCAATTTGGTTTTCGTGATCGGGAGTAAGTAATTCCTGGAGCAAAGACTTAGCGGTTTCATTGTCGAGGCGATCAGCGCTTAAGTCTAAACAGGTGGTTGCAAATTCTGGGTGTTCCAGAGAAAGGGTTTTACCTAATCCCCACATAGGGGTTTGCCAGATATTGACAATATCATCCTTGAATACTGACTGTGCTCCCTGGGTGACTAACCACAATCGGGGAGAGATATTAGCTGAAATTAAAGCTTGAACTAGATGTAATACTTGCTCGCAACTAGAATCACAGGAGTCCTTTTCGTCAAGCCCCCAAAGGTACACTACCTCTTGATAAGATCCCTTCCCTAACAATTGCTGCCAGTCGGCTGGGTTTTTCCAGTTAAGAGAATCTTGACCTGGCTTCAATTTATGATCAGTTTTATCAGTATAGACTAAGTGCGATCGCTGTTCGTGTATACTCAGCAAGTCTGCCAAATTTTTCCCTAGACCAGTTCGGTCTGCTAAAATTAGCCAATCGCCCTGTTTAACTGACTTTAGGGTTCCCACTGGTTTCTTAACTTCTTTCCAAGCCAGTTGGCAAAGCCAATCTTTCCAGAGTTCTTTCTGCTGTAATGATTGAGATCGAGCCTTTTTCAGTTGCAAACCTATGGCTTCAGCATAAACTTTGCCTTCTTTACCCACCAACTGCAAATCTGCTTTCAGGGTTTCTTGACCAGGTTGACCATGAAGTTTAACGTAACTGAAAACCTCTCGATCTGGATCTTCCCAAAAGGTGAAATCGGGATAGGCAACAGGTAAATAAGTATCTGAAGAGTCGGTAGGCAAAGCTGCTAAAATCACTTGGAAACATCCATCCAAGAGAACTGGATGCCAATGATAGGGATGATTGAGAAGATGTTTAGCTAGATTAATTTGTCCAAGGGCTTCTCCCTCAGAACACCACAAGCGCCGTAAATTTTGGAAGTTGCTCTCATAGACAAATTCTTGAGTAGCGACTTGCTGATAGAAAGCTTTGATATCCTGATGTTGTGGCAGACGAGTTTTAAGGGTGGTTAAATCTGTGTTTAATTCTGAAGTTTGTTGCTCTTTGCCTCTACTAATCTTTCCTGCTGCGTAGCGCGTCCAAGTAGGCTCTTCATCGATAAAAACTAAACCAAAAATTTGCCACGAATAGCCTTCACCATCGGAGTTCAAAACCAGTTGCACTGTTTGGATTTCTTCCAGTTTGAGGGCTTTTTCAATGGCTACCTCTTTAAAGGTTATCGACGGAGTCCCCAACAGTTGATTCCCTGCTGCCAAAACCATCTCTAAGTAGGCGCTAGCAGGCATAATTGCTTGACCAAAGGCACGATGGTCTAACAAGTAAGCTAAATCGTTGTGAGCAAGGTAAGCTTCAAACTGGACTTCTCCTGGTTTGAGTACGGATGAATAGATTCGCTCTTGTAGTAAGGGATGGGCAGAGATTTTACTGCTCTTTCTAGCAACTCTTTCCTGCTGTACCTCCACCCAACAGCGCTCTCTTTGAAAAGGATAAGTGGGTAATACTACTTTGCGATGGTGCTCACTTGAGAAAAACCCTTGCCAATTAATCTTGATACCGCGAACGTACAATTGTGCTAGACTTTCTACCAAAGTGGAATATTCTGCGTCAGTGCGGATACTAGGTAGCCATGTGGAATGTTCTGTTTGATCAACTAGGCAATTCGCTCCCATGCCTAAAAGAATGGGTTTAGCTCCAATTTCTACAAAGCATTTTATCCCCATTTTTTGCAGGGTATTCATACCATCGGCAAATCTCACGGGCTGACGAATATGGTTCACCCAATGATTGGCAGTTGTTAGATCATCTGTGACTTGTTCGCCTGTAAGATTTGAGATGAGGGGGATTTGGGGTGAACAATAGGTGACCTCCGCCGCAACTTGACCAAAGGGCTTTAACACTGACTCCATCAGGGGGGAATGGAAAGCGTGGGAAACTGTTAATTCGCGGGTTTTAATTTCCTTGGCTTGCAGTTCAGTAACAATGGCATCGATGGATGGGCTATCACCTGAAATAACTATGCTCTGGGGTCCATTCACCGCAGCTATAGAAACTTTTTTCCCATATGGTGCGATTGCAGAGTTGATTAGTTCTTCACTCGCCATGACGCTAACCATTTTGCCATGGGCTTCCTGTGGTAATTTCCCGATCAGCTTTCCGCGAGTTGCGATTAGCTTTAAACCATCTTCTAAGCTGAACACTCCCGCTACGCATGCTGCCACATACTCACCCACACTATGTCCCATTACCACATCAGGGATAATTCCCCAGGATTTCCACAACTCTGCCAGAGCATATTCAAAGGCAAATATAGCAGGTTGGGTATAGGCTGTGAGATTGATGATGTCTTCTGGTTTGTTGGGATAAAGGATTGACAACAAAGGTCGATCTAAATAGGAGTGCAGTATTTCATCACATTGCTGCAACACTCGACGGAAAGTAGGTTGAGTTTCGTAAAGTTCCCGCCCCATGTCAACGTATTGTGACCCTTGTCCAGTGAATAAGAAAGCAATCTTAGGCACTGAACCGTAAGTATCACCTTGGATTAGACCTGTAATTTTCTCACCTTTGACCAAACTATCAAGCTGTTGCCTAATCTCTGCTTTCGAGTTGGCAATTATCGCTAATCGATGGGAAAAATGGGAACGTCCAGTGGCAGCACTATAGCAAATATCCCCTAAAGAATACTCTGTTGTGTCTAAGAAAGTTAAATAATTCTGTGTGATTGCATTGAGAGCTTTTTCGCTCTTGGCAGATAAAGTAAGTAAATGGTATTGAGGTTCAATTACCTCAGTAGAAAGCTCAACTTGCGACGGTTTGGGGGGGGCTTCCAAAATTACATGGGCATTAGTTCCACTCATACCAAAACAACTTACCCCTGCCAGTTTTGGTTCATCTTCTGCCCAAGGCATCAGCTCAGTTGGTACGGTAACGGCTAATTTATGCCAAGGAATGCGTCGATTGGGTTTATCAAAATGTAAATTGGGGGGGATATGGTTATGTTGGAG includes:
- a CDS encoding type I polyketide synthase, translated to MNKTVYLNHDSDLTENRHQEPIAIIGMGCRFPGKADSPEAFWQLLSNGVNAVKDIPSSRWDLERYYDPNPTPGKFYVRSAAFLEPEEIEEFDAEFFRMASREAASLDPQQRLLLEVSWEALEHAGIAPTSLAGSQTGVFVGIHWDDYSAERFYMVNPSDLNAYPTLSNLRSLSAGRIAYVLDLHGPTLQVDTACSSGLVSVHLACQSLQNRESNLAIAGGVSLLLSPKLTVGFCQMNVLAKDGRCKTFSDSVDGFVQGEGCGMIILKRLRDALRDRDPILATIRSSAINHDGYSLTLTTPAIAAQESMLRQAVENAQIEPQQVQYVETHGTGTPLGDPIEVKALAKVLGQNRQNPLVIGSMKTNMGHLGAASGVAGLIKTVLSLQHNHIPPNLHFDKPNRRIPWHKLAVTVPTELMPWAEDEPKLAGVSCFGMSGTNAHVILEAPPKPSQVELSTEVIEPQYHLLTLSAKSEKALNAITQNYLTFLDTTEYSLGDICYSAATGRSHFSHRLAIIANSKAEIRQQLDSLVKGEKITGLIQGDTYGSVPKIAFLFTGQGSQYVDMGRELYETQPTFRRVLQQCDEILHSYLDRPLLSILYPNKPEDIINLTAYTQPAIFAFEYALAELWKSWGIIPDVVMGHSVGEYVAACVAGVFSLEDGLKLIATRGKLIGKLPQEAHGKMVSVMASEELINSAIAPYGKKVSIAAVNGPQSIVISGDSPSIDAIVTELQAKEIKTRELTVSHAFHSPLMESVLKPFGQVAAEVTYCSPQIPLISNLTGEQVTDDLTTANHWVNHIRQPVRFADGMNTLQKMGIKCFVEIGAKPILLGMGANCLVDQTEHSTWLPSIRTDAEYSTLVESLAQLYVRGIKINWQGFFSSEHHRKVVLPTYPFQRERCWVEVQQERVARKSSKISAHPLLQERIYSSVLKPGEVQFEAYLAHNDLAYLLDHRAFGQAIMPASAYLEMVLAAGNQLLGTPSITFKEVAIEKALKLEEIQTVQLVLNSDGEGYSWQIFGLVFIDEEPTWTRYAAGKISRGKEQQTSELNTDLTTLKTRLPQHQDIKAFYQQVATQEFVYESNFQNLRRLWCSEGEALGQINLAKHLLNHPYHWHPVLLDGCFQVILAALPTDSSDTYLPVAYPDFTFWEDPDREVFSYVKLHGQPGQETLKADLQLVGKEGKVYAEAIGLQLKKARSQSLQQKELWKDWLCQLAWKEVKKPVGTLKSVKQGDWLILADRTGLGKNLADLLSIHEQRSHLVYTDKTDHKLKPGQDSLNWKNPADWQQLLGKGSYQEVVYLWGLDEKDSCDSSCEQVLHLVQALISANISPRLWLVTQGAQSVFKDDIVNIWQTPMWGLGKTLSLEHPEFATTCLDLSADRLDNETAKSLLQELLTPDHENQIAYRRGVRYGARLDYSQPVQTLANTPVTLKLNSYGTLDNLALVPLASSSLAPDEVEIKVRASGLNFRDVLRALGMMRDIEESLGIANSARDILFGFECAGTIERVGKQVSDFQVGDAVIAYASGSLASLVKAKATLVVSKPPELSFEEAATVPVNFLTAYYGLLKCAQIGSTDRILIHNAAGGVGQAAVQLAKLKGAEVFATASPPKWDFLKSVGIKHIYNSRTLEFAEQIMADTDGKGVNVVLNSLAGQFIDKSFDVLAQGGRFVEIGKLGIWDEQKLQALRPDAAFFPFDLGEMDGAKISAMLLELMNLFKEGKLKPLPLKAFPITEYVNAFRYMQQAKHIGKVVLSFQNPENCLVRQDSSYLIAGGLGALGLQVAQWLVEQGAKHIVLTGRSSVKPAAKEAIKQLEHSGAKVSVVQADISHQEDVKKILTQCPNLAGIIHTAGVLADGLLREQTPTRFHTVMASKVQGAWNLHLLTQDLPLDFFVCYSSAASLLGNAGQSNYAAANAFLDGLANYRRAQGLPSLSINWGPWGEVGMAAKLSSRLKAQGWGIISPQQGLPALDYLVKHGDSSQVGVLPMNWSTFLERMPENWPLWENFQTNIVKSSQEQPALLDQLKATLAHERRTILMEHVRSAIRKIIGLNASTRIEPRQSLFNLGLDSLMAVELRNNLEKSTEHSLRSTLLFDYPTLEALVNYLLQEVLIIEDTSAQTADEETTTSSQVFEELSEEEADILLASKYEKLNRLLGNI